The Hyperolius riggenbachi isolate aHypRig1 chromosome 3, aHypRig1.pri, whole genome shotgun sequence genome window below encodes:
- the LOC137561957 gene encoding olfactory receptor 10A7-like has protein sequence MCEVNQTQVTQIRLLGFRGLYKFKILLFIVILFIYIMILCGNLLIITLVTSVDHLKIPMFVFLKHLATADVLLTTTLVPLMLDITYIEEGRLTLVGCLTQLYCFTLLGCVQCFIIAAMSYDRYLAICRPLHYASLMNDHSCLQLVVGSWFLGILLITSEMIVLCQLKFCSLNYVDHFFCDVGPIVDLSTSDKSEFMLQDLITSLFMIPLPFALIIITYVCISFTILKISSSYGRRKAFSTCSSHLTTVCTFYGTLITIYVVPKDTGTISTNKYTSLLYILVTPLLNPIIYSLRNQEIRRAMVKLHSNVKIAM, from the coding sequence ATGTGTGAGGTTAATCAGACGCAAGTTACACAAATCCGCTTACTTGGGTTCCGAGGCCTGTACAAATTTAAAATTCTGCTTTTCATTGTCATTCTTTTCATCTACATTATGATACTCTGCGGTAACCTTCTAATTATTACTCTGGTGACTTCTGTTGATCATCTTAAAATCCCGATGTTTGTCTTTCTCAAGCACTTGGCTACAGCTGATGTCCTACTGACTACTACTTTAGTACCGTTGATGTTGGACATTACATATATTGAGGAAGGAAGACTGACATTAGTTGGGTGTCTTACGCAGCTATACTGCTTTACCCTTCTTGGGTGTGTGCAATGTTTTATTATTGCAGCCATGTCTTATGATCGTTATCTGGCCATTTGTAGACCATTACATTATGCTTCCCTCATGAATGATCATTCATGCCTTCAATTAGTTGTTGGATCATGGTTCTTAGGCATACTATTAATTACAAGTGAAATGATTGTGTTGTGCCAGCTAAAGTTCTGTAGTCTTAATTATGTTGACCATTTCTTCTGTGATGTTGGACCAATAGTAGACTTGTCCACCTCAGATAAATCTGAATTCATGTTACAAGATCTCATAACATCCTTATTTATGATACCTTTGCCATTTGCTTTGATAATAATAACCTATGTCTGTATTTCTTTCACTATCTTGAAGATATCTTCTTCTTATGGTCGAAGGAAGGCCTTCTCCACCTGTAGCTCCCACCTGACCACTGTCTGCACTTTTTATGGGACCTTGATCACTATTTACGTAGTACCAAAGGATACtggtacaatcagcacaaataaatacACGTCTCTGTTGTACATTTTGGTGACGCCATTACTTAATCCCATTATCTACAGCCTAAGGAACCAGGAGATTAGAAGGGCGATGGTCAAATTGCACAGTAATGTCAAAATAGCCATGTAG